One Dioscorea cayenensis subsp. rotundata cultivar TDr96_F1 chromosome 15, TDr96_F1_v2_PseudoChromosome.rev07_lg8_w22 25.fasta, whole genome shotgun sequence genomic region harbors:
- the LOC120277718 gene encoding uncharacterized protein LOC120277718 has protein sequence MLFTCDDPCLNALTFTLVDTSDCSKEVDVYLKKIANNEEGVQGVKEETEIDEMTVGLVDVDCEESEEGEEGEEYDESEEYEEEGDLEEVLLDEEEVVNTTRVRVEVEVEVEVDSDGDVETEYARSEELQSCSSTDEDYMIPIKPKFAEFNEEVDMRNPQFKIGMKFRSFKQFKDPVKNYGIKNRYSMKFKPNDKRKYWIARNYLEQFRADPTWKIVGVIQAIKTNQEVDITRLQAYKAKCIAYRLIDGDEESQMKSLYDYRLELLKTHPGSTVIVSCTDEGVFKSFYVSLAPLKTGVYGGQLLCAVGIDGNDCIDPIAWSMVSKENRETWKDLLQKITQLQVLAQDLNITNSRQWVFMSDRQKVLFIDNVQ, from the exons ATGTTGTTTACCTGTGATGACCCATGTTTAAATGCACTTACATTCACTTTGGTTGATACAAGTGATTGCAGTAAAGAAGttgatgtttatttaaaaaaaattgctaacAATGAGGAAGGTGTACAGGGTGTAAAGGAAGAAACTGAAATAGATGAAATGACAGTAGGTTTGGTAGATGTTGACTGTGAGGAGAGTGAGGAGGGTGAGGAAGGTGAGGAATATGATGAGAGTGAAGAGTATGAGGAGGAAGGAGACCTGGAGGAAGTTCTGTTAG ATGAGGAGGAAGTGGTTAATACTACTAGAGTTAGGGTAGAAGTAGAAGTAGAGGTAGAAGTTGATAGTGATGGTGATGTGGAGACCGAGTATGCAAGGTCTGAAGAGTTGCAGTCATGCTCTTCAACAGATGAGGATTACATGATCCCTATAAAGCCTAAGTTTGCAGAATTTAATGAGGAAGTGGATATGAGGAACCCACAGTTCAAGATAGGGATGAAATTTAGGAGTTTTAAGCAATTTAAAGATCCTGTGAAAAATTATGGGATCAAGAACCGTTATAGCATGAAATTTAAGCCCAACGATAAAAGGAAAT ATTGGATTGCAAGAAATTATTTGGAACAATTTAGGGCTGATCCTACATGGAAGATTGTTGGAGTAATACAAGCTATCAAGACCAACCAAGAAGTTGACATCACAAGGTTGCAAGCTTACAAGGCAAAATGCATTGCCTACAG GCTTATAGATGGAGATGAGGAATCCCAAATGAAGAGCTTATATGATTACAGGTTGGAGTTGTTGAAGACTCATCCTGGTTCAACAGTGATTGTGTCATGCACTGATGAAGGAGTTTTCAAGTCATTTTATGTCAGCTTGGCACCACTGAAGACAG GAGTCTATGGAGGGCAGCTTCTATGTGCAGTTGGGATAGATGGCAATGATTGCATCGATCCCATTGCCTGGTCCATGGTGAGTAAAGAGAACAGGGAAACTTGGAAGGACTTATTGcag AAAATTACCCAATTGCAGGTGCTGGCCCAAGATTTAAATATCACTAATAGCAGACAGTGGGTGTTTATGTCTGATAGACAAAAG GTATTG TTCATTGACAATGTTCAGTAA